A section of the Cuniculiplasma divulgatum genome encodes:
- a CDS encoding isoaspartyl peptidase/L-asparaginase, translating into MEDVLLIHSGAGSDRSYNPRLERYARESFRQSGALDSVVEAVRMMEDDPDFNAGTGSVKRIDGTIQMDAAVMMAGSIGSVVNIERVKNPILVARAVMERTPHVMLSGDGAVAFARRIGYEDYDPSTPRTEELYRKALKILSGAEKDIPERYASYMKYAGIFGIPENKDTVGAVARVSGKFAAAVSTGGSSPMMRGRVGDSPIPGAGLFAGEKGAIVATGIGEEIMKRSLCYSIYHQIGTENLEDIIKREIDGFNGVLAGVIAITGDSYASYSNSSMAVGVFRFGNK; encoded by the coding sequence ATGGAAGATGTTCTCCTTATCCACTCAGGTGCAGGCTCAGATCGGTCCTATAATCCACGGCTTGAAAGATATGCCCGTGAGTCCTTCAGGCAGTCAGGGGCGCTGGACAGTGTGGTGGAAGCCGTAAGGATGATGGAGGACGATCCTGATTTCAACGCTGGAACCGGTTCAGTGAAGCGCATAGATGGAACAATACAGATGGATGCTGCAGTGATGATGGCTGGCTCCATAGGTTCAGTTGTGAATATTGAGAGAGTGAAGAATCCCATACTGGTGGCAAGGGCAGTAATGGAGAGAACGCCCCATGTAATGCTTTCAGGAGACGGTGCAGTCGCATTTGCCAGAAGGATCGGATATGAGGATTACGATCCGTCGACCCCCAGGACTGAGGAGCTTTACAGAAAGGCCTTGAAAATCTTATCCGGTGCAGAAAAAGATATTCCCGAGAGATATGCGTCTTACATGAAATATGCTGGAATTTTCGGGATTCCAGAAAACAAGGATACTGTTGGTGCCGTTGCACGAGTTTCCGGAAAATTTGCCGCTGCAGTCTCTACAGGGGGGTCTTCTCCCATGATGCGAGGCAGGGTGGGAGATTCTCCCATACCGGGTGCAGGATTGTTCGCTGGTGAAAAGGGGGCGATCGTAGCAACAGGCATCGGAGAGGAAATAATGAAGAGAAGCCTCTGCTACAGCATATATCATCAGATTGGAACTGAAAACCTTGAGGATATAATAAAGCGGGAGATTGATGGGTTCAATGGAGTCCTTGCAGGAGTGATAGCCATCACCGGGGATTCCTATGCTTCATATTCCAACAGCAGTATGGCGGTTGGCGTATTCAGATTCGGCAATAAGTGA